One region of Patescibacteria group bacterium genomic DNA includes:
- the tnpA gene encoding IS200/IS605 family transposase, with protein MRIQSLSHCAYKHQYHIVWGTKHRRKWLKDYVKDELITSLFNTVKKYPTLHIYIVNTDQDHVHLQIEIPPNMAVSEAVQKLKSNSSIYLRKKFKFIREMYLDWDGIWSVGYFSSTVGLNEEQVRRYIKWQGEKEKPQTTKLF; from the coding sequence ATGAGAATCCAAAGTCTAAGCCACTGTGCATACAAACATCAATATCATATAGTCTGGGGCACGAAACACCGTAGAAAATGGTTGAAAGATTATGTTAAAGATGAACTAATCACTAGTCTTTTTAATACTGTAAAAAAATATCCCACACTCCATATCTATATCGTGAACACAGATCAAGATCATGTCCATTTGCAAATAGAAATACCACCAAATATGGCCGTGTCAGAGGCCGTCCAAAAATTAAAATCAAACTCTAGCATATATCTAAGGAAGAAATTTAAATTCATTCGTGAAATGTACCTCGATTGGGACGGCATCTGGAGTGTGGGATATTTTTCGTCAACAGTAGGCCTAAACGAGGAACAGGTCAGACGTTATATAAAATGGCAAGGTGAAAAAGAAAAGCCCCAGACAACAAAATTGTTCTGA